One Janthinobacterium sp. TB1-E2 genomic region harbors:
- a CDS encoding ABC transporter substrate-binding protein yields MKSPWMRRVALLACLATLPLAAIAADAAPAAAAAPVKTLRYILPAAETGFDPATARDLYSNHITQAVFDTLYTYDYLARPVKVVPGAAAAMPEVSADGKTYTIRLKKGMYYTPDPAFGGKRRELTMADYVYSWKRLFDPRLASPHSWLFEGKVVGLDDLAKDAAKSNKLDYSKKVAGLEILDPYTLRVTLTKTDFNFPMILAYVPTSAVAREVVEKYGDVKGEVGSNPVGTGYYTLGEWTRGNRIVLNRNPQHLPETWNFLAGDDPDDQRIVRQMQGKRIPAIDRIEISVMIEDQSRWLSFQSGGTDVFWLDGPLAPKALLNGKLRPELAEKGVQLSRLLDPEISYYYWNMEDPTLGGFSKEKIALRRAIAMAHNIDEEIRIIWNGQAKRLDYPIPPGVVGYDPHYKSLLQYDPVLANKLLDKFGYKKGADGWRSLPDGKPLLIRYASRNEANGVLQAEMWRKTYNSLGIRMENDRMIFSDILKTEKQCKMQTRTAPWLADYPDGDNFMQLFYGPNTHQNNNGCYQDPEYDKWYAASQAMPASPERDELFHKMARRLEVNAGALIGYARYRNMLAQKSVLGYKKHPIMFQEWAYMDIDSTGAPVAPAADSAKK; encoded by the coding sequence ATGAAGTCACCATGGATGCGGCGCGTGGCGCTGCTCGCCTGCCTGGCCACCCTGCCGCTGGCGGCCATTGCCGCCGATGCCGCCCCTGCTGCCGCAGCCGCGCCGGTGAAAACCTTGCGCTATATCTTGCCGGCCGCCGAGACGGGTTTCGATCCCGCTACCGCGCGCGACCTGTATTCGAACCACATCACGCAGGCCGTCTTCGACACCCTGTACACCTATGATTACCTGGCGCGCCCCGTCAAGGTGGTGCCCGGTGCCGCGGCTGCCATGCCGGAAGTGTCCGCCGACGGCAAGACCTACACCATCCGCCTGAAAAAAGGCATGTATTACACGCCGGACCCGGCGTTCGGCGGCAAGCGCCGCGAACTGACGATGGCCGACTACGTGTATTCGTGGAAGCGCCTGTTCGACCCGCGCCTGGCCTCGCCGCACAGCTGGCTGTTCGAAGGCAAGGTAGTGGGACTGGACGACCTGGCCAAGGATGCGGCCAAGTCGAACAAGCTCGACTACAGCAAGAAGGTGGCCGGCCTGGAAATCCTCGACCCGTACACCCTGCGCGTGACCCTCACCAAGACCGATTTCAATTTCCCCATGATCCTCGCCTACGTGCCCACGTCCGCCGTGGCGCGCGAAGTGGTGGAGAAATACGGCGACGTGAAGGGCGAAGTGGGTTCGAATCCCGTCGGTACCGGCTACTACACCTTGGGCGAATGGACGCGCGGCAACCGCATCGTGTTGAACCGCAACCCGCAGCACTTGCCGGAAACGTGGAATTTCCTGGCTGGCGACGACCCGGACGACCAGCGCATCGTGCGCCAGATGCAGGGCAAGCGCATTCCCGCCATCGACCGCATTGAAATTTCCGTCATGATCGAAGACCAGTCGCGCTGGCTGTCGTTCCAGAGCGGCGGCACGGACGTGTTCTGGCTCGATGGCCCGCTGGCGCCGAAAGCGCTGCTCAACGGCAAGCTGCGTCCCGAGCTGGCGGAGAAGGGCGTGCAATTGTCGCGCCTGCTGGACCCGGAAATCAGCTATTACTACTGGAATATGGAAGACCCGACCCTGGGTGGCTTCAGCAAGGAAAAGATCGCCCTGCGCCGTGCCATTGCCATGGCACACAATATTGACGAAGAAATCCGCATCATCTGGAATGGCCAGGCCAAGCGCCTCGACTATCCGATCCCGCCCGGCGTCGTCGGCTACGATCCTCACTACAAATCCCTGCTGCAATACGATCCCGTGCTGGCAAACAAGTTGCTCGACAAATTCGGCTACAAGAAGGGTGCCGATGGCTGGCGTTCTTTGCCGGACGGCAAGCCGCTGCTGATCCGCTACGCTTCGCGCAACGAAGCGAACGGCGTGCTGCAGGCGGAAATGTGGCGCAAGACCTACAACTCGCTGGGCATCCGCATGGAAAACGACCGCATGATCTTTTCCGACATTTTAAAGACGGAAAAGCAGTGCAAGATGCAGACGCGCACGGCGCCATGGCTGGCCGACTATCCGGACGGCGACAACTTCATGCAGCTGTTCTATGGCCCGAACACGCACCAGAACAATAATGGCTGCTACCAGGATCCCGAATACGACAAGTGGTACGCGGCCAGCCAGGCCATGCCGGCCAGCCCCGAGCGCGACGAGCTGTTCCACAAGATGGCGCGCCGCCTGGAAGTGAATGCGGGCGCCCTGATCGGCTATGCGCGCTACCGCAACATGCTGGCGCAAAAGTCGGTGCTCGGCTACAAGAAGCACCCGATCATGTTCCAGGAATGGGCGTACATGGATATCGACAGCACGGGGGCGCCGGTGGCGCCAGCTGCCGACTCGGCTAAAAAATAA
- a CDS encoding TonB-dependent receptor, protein MSRSVRLIFSGSVAALSLGMMAAPAMAQDANVQRVEITGSSIKRATAETASPVQVISRDDLMKSGKATVAEYLQTLTADGAGSLPTGFGNGFAAGSTAISLRGLGATSTLVLLNGRRMAPFARADDGQKSFTDLSTVPMQIVERIEILKDGASSTYGADAIAGVVNIILRKDFEGLTLKGDTGISGDSDAKQHRASLTFGKGNLDTDKFNVVVNAEYSKSDMLMNSDRAGRKWIGKADLRPYGYAINTQFAGGYINGNNDANAAPTGLIRDPVTNNYVSLPGCSSLSVSSPQDPKGGCLWHHDQFRAMQPKIESINLYTRGTWQVNADTQVYAEAGYSKRDTAFAMIPPSVTPTVAFPPNAGNKAGVINYATGTGTSIVLAANHPQNPYGVPVRVRYQAFDVGASTRTANNEFNRIVLGIKGNAMGWDYDAGYTHSESKLHLDYSNMLNMAVVRDALGNPNSQYFPYYIGAQAGKNPASLYAAMVTNATSDSTTKLDIIDFKATRELMQLPGGAMGLAIGAEHRRDKLDNPSLTGTEDGSINASYVAAKGDSKVSAVFLEVLAPVIKTVELSGALRYDKYDRFSSTTPKLGAKWTPLKTFAVRGTYSEGFRAPGPAESNADSQSTGTSTVSDPVRCPGGTRLPGANASDCELQVAAVKVGDPSLKPEKSKGYTLGLVWDPFNDTSLSLDAWKIKRENEINPLPYNEAAALPTAIRADNNLTINGVVTPNTGTLLITKAPYRNSSFTEIKGIDLDVKQRVRLGDYGRATFGLTWTHIASWVRAESSTVRYQFAGTHGNCDTSNCAGTPKDKINLTGSWDLGNWNVSGVLNYRSDMKNILFEGKPCASKLADGTAAPNGCKLASFTTLDLSSRWNVNKQLQLFASINNVTDKIAPLDPLTYGGMSYNPMDASGAIGRYFKLGASYKFF, encoded by the coding sequence ATGTCCCGCTCCGTACGCCTGATTTTTTCGGGTAGCGTAGCAGCGCTCAGCCTGGGCATGATGGCGGCGCCGGCAATGGCGCAAGACGCCAATGTACAACGTGTGGAAATTACAGGCTCGAGCATCAAACGGGCCACGGCCGAGACCGCATCGCCGGTCCAGGTCATCAGCCGCGACGACTTGATGAAATCGGGCAAGGCCACCGTCGCCGAATACCTGCAAACGCTGACCGCCGATGGCGCCGGCTCCCTGCCGACGGGCTTCGGCAACGGCTTTGCCGCCGGTTCCACGGCCATCTCGCTGCGCGGCCTGGGCGCCACCTCGACCCTGGTCTTGCTCAACGGCCGCCGCATGGCGCCGTTCGCGCGCGCCGATGACGGCCAGAAGAGCTTTACCGACCTGTCCACCGTGCCGATGCAGATCGTCGAACGCATTGAAATCCTCAAGGACGGCGCCTCGTCGACCTATGGCGCGGACGCCATCGCCGGCGTCGTCAACATCATCCTGCGCAAGGACTTCGAAGGCCTGACCCTGAAAGGCGACACGGGCATCTCGGGCGACAGCGACGCCAAACAGCACCGCGCCTCGCTGACCTTCGGCAAGGGCAACCTCGATACGGATAAATTCAATGTCGTCGTCAATGCCGAATACAGCAAATCGGACATGCTGATGAACAGCGACCGCGCCGGCCGCAAATGGATAGGCAAGGCCGACCTGCGCCCGTATGGCTATGCGATCAACACTCAGTTCGCCGGCGGCTATATCAATGGCAACAACGATGCGAATGCGGCACCGACAGGCCTGATCCGCGACCCCGTCACCAACAACTATGTGTCCCTGCCCGGCTGCTCAAGCTTGTCCGTGTCATCACCGCAAGATCCGAAGGGCGGCTGTTTGTGGCACCACGACCAGTTCCGCGCGATGCAGCCGAAGATCGAATCGATCAACCTGTACACGCGCGGCACCTGGCAAGTCAATGCCGACACCCAGGTGTATGCGGAAGCGGGCTACTCGAAGCGCGATACGGCGTTCGCCATGATACCGCCGTCGGTCACGCCCACCGTCGCCTTCCCGCCGAACGCCGGCAACAAGGCGGGCGTCATCAACTACGCCACCGGCACCGGCACCAGCATCGTGCTGGCCGCCAACCACCCGCAAAATCCGTATGGCGTGCCGGTGCGCGTGCGCTACCAGGCCTTCGACGTAGGCGCCAGCACGCGCACGGCCAACAACGAGTTCAACCGCATCGTGCTCGGCATCAAGGGCAATGCCATGGGCTGGGACTACGATGCCGGCTACACGCATTCGGAATCGAAACTGCACCTCGATTACAGCAACATGCTGAACATGGCCGTCGTCAGGGATGCGCTGGGCAATCCGAACAGCCAATATTTCCCGTACTACATCGGCGCGCAAGCGGGCAAGAATCCCGCATCGCTGTACGCGGCCATGGTGACGAACGCCACCTCCGATTCCACGACCAAGCTCGACATCATCGACTTCAAGGCCACGCGCGAACTGATGCAGTTGCCCGGTGGCGCCATGGGCCTGGCGATCGGCGCGGAACACCGCCGCGACAAGCTCGACAATCCATCGCTGACGGGCACGGAAGACGGTTCCATCAACGCCAGCTACGTGGCCGCCAAGGGCGACAGCAAGGTCTCGGCCGTGTTCCTCGAAGTGCTGGCGCCCGTCATCAAGACGGTGGAACTGTCGGGCGCCTTGCGTTACGACAAATACGACCGTTTCTCGTCGACCACACCGAAACTGGGCGCCAAGTGGACGCCGCTGAAAACCTTCGCCGTGCGCGGCACGTATTCGGAAGGCTTCCGCGCACCGGGCCCGGCCGAAAGCAACGCCGATTCGCAATCGACGGGCACCTCGACCGTGAGCGATCCCGTGCGCTGCCCGGGCGGCACCCGCCTGCCGGGCGCCAATGCCAGCGACTGCGAACTGCAAGTGGCGGCCGTCAAGGTCGGCGACCCCAGCCTCAAGCCGGAAAAATCCAAGGGCTACACCCTGGGCCTCGTGTGGGATCCGTTCAACGATACCAGCCTGTCGCTCGATGCCTGGAAGATCAAGCGTGAAAACGAGATCAACCCGCTGCCGTACAATGAAGCGGCCGCCCTGCCGACGGCCATCCGAGCCGACAACAACCTGACCATCAATGGCGTCGTTACGCCGAACACGGGCACCTTGCTGATCACCAAGGCGCCGTACCGCAACTCCAGCTTCACGGAGATCAAGGGTATCGACCTGGACGTCAAGCAGCGCGTGCGCCTGGGCGACTACGGCCGCGCCACGTTCGGCCTGACCTGGACCCATATCGCCTCGTGGGTGCGGGCCGAGTCGTCCACCGTGCGCTACCAGTTCGCCGGCACGCATGGCAATTGCGACACGTCCAACTGCGCCGGCACGCCGAAGGACAAGATCAATCTGACCGGCTCGTGGGACCTGGGCAACTGGAACGTCAGCGGCGTGCTGAACTACCGTTCGGACATGAAGAACATTCTGTTTGAAGGCAAGCCGTGCGCTTCCAAGCTGGCCGACGGCACCGCGGCGCCGAACGGTTGCAAGCTCGCCTCGTTCACCACGCTCGACCTGTCGAGCCGCTGGAACGTCAACAAACAGCTGCAATTGTTTGCCTCGATCAACAACGTGACCGACAAGATCGCGCCGCTCGACCCGCTGACCTACGGCGGCATGAGCTACAACCCGATGGATGCCAGCGGCGCCATCGGCCGCTACTTCAAACTGGGCGCCAGCTACAAGTTCTTCTAA
- a CDS encoding TonB-dependent receptor, translated as MQRVEVTGSSIKRIASEASLPVQSFNQKDIKKTGVTTVTDFIQQIPAMQGFSVAADSVGGGGGGVTTASIHDIGAAYTLVLLNGRRIAPSNSGTTIDLNSIPLSAIERVEVLTDGASALYGADAIAGVVNFILKKGASPLEINAKYSRPEEKGGASNSISISKGFGDIDEDGYSIFVSASHDEQKSLKASQRSFAKSGIINFNDPKNGKALQFINGSSRSAPGNAAVDYNRTDPVTGAVVINPETNKPFVDSVNLNPYALAHGGKCAASNMDFYGNGNCYFDSPSTIEINPESKRDAIFSSGTVKLGKTGFQGFYDLAYTEARVVASIAPYPADFSVDVGSPLFNKYLAPNLTPAQLANATGAVANYRLSEMGNRVYDYGTKATHIVAGIDGNAFGWDINSAVTYSKNKQTQEYVSGFPLADKFDAQVAAGNIDPFAYPVGSMPDAMRQALLGTGFSGTYNTQTVEMKGIDGRASRPVFSLPGGTAMLGVGADYRNTSYKVQQANVAKQAQILFDNAQVDSEYARDNAGAYAELMMPISKKLEMTGSLRYDQIGSIDDKLTGKTVGKKENATTWKVSGKYSATKSLMFRAAAGTGFRAASMQEIAGPLEDWGVTGGNYQCPLTAATGMGGHPLASYCSGVGRQQFEAFQGGNPDLKPETSKQWSIGTVFEPIDSLSMSFDLWNVEIRDQVTAVSEGLIFNDPAKYANLFTTKHISSTGKDVLAIKLLPINIGKVENRGIDYDFTHKMKLLDGRLTSRLMGTYLLRSRYTTPGTDDQWETSLNRYGSNDKVSFRNIIRATTTYETAKFTHTLSASYRNGYTDKEQTAKDCAVIVAGSPGECYGIQLEVPSYTTFDFQTAYRPMKNVEITGGILNLFDRNPPFTLRNTGSHQVGYNPSYSSALGRQFYLSGSYKF; from the coding sequence ATGCAACGCGTGGAAGTCACCGGTTCGAGCATCAAGCGCATCGCTTCCGAAGCGTCGCTGCCGGTGCAGTCGTTCAACCAGAAAGACATCAAGAAAACCGGCGTCACCACGGTGACCGATTTCATCCAGCAAATTCCTGCGATGCAGGGCTTCTCCGTGGCCGCCGATTCGGTTGGCGGCGGCGGCGGCGGCGTCACCACGGCTTCGATCCACGATATCGGCGCAGCCTACACGCTGGTGCTGCTGAACGGCCGCCGTATTGCGCCATCCAATTCCGGCACCACCATCGACCTGAACTCGATCCCCCTGTCGGCCATCGAGCGCGTGGAAGTGCTGACGGACGGCGCCTCGGCACTGTATGGCGCCGACGCCATCGCCGGCGTGGTCAACTTCATCCTGAAAAAAGGCGCGTCGCCGCTGGAAATCAATGCCAAGTACTCGCGTCCTGAAGAAAAAGGCGGCGCCAGCAACTCGATTTCCATCAGCAAGGGTTTCGGCGACATCGACGAAGATGGCTACAGCATCTTCGTGTCGGCCAGCCATGACGAACAAAAATCGCTGAAAGCATCGCAGCGCAGCTTCGCGAAAAGCGGCATCATCAATTTCAACGATCCGAAGAACGGCAAGGCACTGCAATTCATCAACGGTTCCTCGCGCTCGGCGCCTGGCAACGCCGCTGTCGATTACAACCGCACCGATCCGGTGACGGGCGCTGTAGTCATCAATCCGGAGACCAACAAGCCCTTCGTCGACAGCGTCAACCTGAACCCGTACGCACTGGCCCATGGCGGCAAATGCGCCGCCAGCAACATGGATTTCTATGGCAACGGCAATTGCTATTTCGATTCGCCATCGACCATCGAAATCAATCCCGAATCGAAGCGCGACGCCATCTTCAGCTCGGGTACCGTCAAACTGGGCAAAACCGGCTTCCAGGGTTTCTATGACCTTGCGTACACGGAAGCGCGCGTCGTCGCCAGCATTGCGCCGTACCCGGCCGACTTCTCCGTCGATGTCGGCTCGCCGCTGTTCAACAAATATCTGGCGCCGAACCTGACGCCAGCGCAACTGGCCAACGCCACGGGCGCCGTCGCCAACTACCGCCTGTCGGAAATGGGTAACCGCGTCTACGATTACGGCACCAAGGCCACCCACATCGTCGCCGGCATCGATGGCAATGCATTCGGCTGGGACATCAACTCCGCCGTAACGTACTCGAAAAACAAGCAGACGCAAGAATACGTCAGCGGTTTCCCGCTGGCGGACAAATTCGACGCGCAAGTAGCCGCCGGCAATATCGACCCGTTCGCCTACCCGGTCGGTTCCATGCCGGACGCCATGCGCCAGGCACTGCTGGGCACAGGCTTCAGCGGCACCTACAACACGCAAACCGTGGAAATGAAGGGCATCGACGGCCGCGCTTCGCGTCCTGTGTTCTCGCTGCCAGGCGGCACGGCCATGCTGGGCGTGGGCGCCGACTACCGCAACACCTCGTACAAGGTGCAGCAGGCGAATGTTGCCAAACAGGCGCAGATCCTGTTTGACAATGCACAAGTCGACAGTGAATACGCACGCGACAATGCCGGCGCCTACGCCGAGCTGATGATGCCAATCTCGAAAAAACTGGAAATGACCGGCTCGCTGCGTTACGACCAGATCGGATCCATCGACGACAAGCTGACGGGCAAGACGGTAGGCAAGAAAGAAAACGCCACCACCTGGAAAGTCAGCGGCAAGTATTCCGCCACCAAGAGCCTGATGTTCCGCGCCGCTGCCGGCACCGGCTTCCGCGCCGCCAGCATGCAGGAAATCGCCGGCCCACTGGAAGACTGGGGCGTCACGGGCGGTAACTATCAATGCCCATTGACGGCGGCGACCGGCATGGGCGGCCATCCGCTGGCCAGCTACTGCAGCGGCGTGGGACGCCAGCAATTCGAAGCCTTCCAGGGCGGCAACCCGGACCTGAAGCCGGAAACGTCGAAGCAATGGAGCATCGGTACCGTGTTCGAACCAATCGACAGCCTGTCGATGTCGTTCGACCTGTGGAACGTGGAAATCCGCGACCAGGTGACCGCCGTGTCCGAAGGCCTGATCTTCAACGATCCTGCCAAGTACGCCAATCTGTTCACCACCAAGCACATCAGCTCGACGGGCAAGGACGTGCTGGCCATCAAGCTGCTGCCGATTAACATCGGCAAGGTGGAAAACCGCGGTATCGACTACGACTTCACCCACAAGATGAAGCTGCTGGACGGCCGCCTGACGAGCCGCCTGATGGGTACCTACCTGCTGCGTTCGCGCTACACGACGCCGGGCACCGATGATCAATGGGAAACCAGCCTGAATCGCTACGGTTCGAACGACAAGGTCAGCTTCCGCAACATCATCCGTGCCACCACCACGTATGAGACGGCCAAGTTCACGCATACGCTGAGCGCCAGCTACCGCAATGGCTACACGGACAAGGAACAGACGGCGAAAGACTGCGCCGTGATCGTGGCCGGCAGCCCTGGCGAATGCTATGGCATCCAGCTGGAAGTGCCGAGCTATACCACCTTCGACTTCCAGACAGCCTACCGTCCGATGAAGAACGTGGAAATCACGGGCGGCATCCTGAACCTGTTCGACCGCAATCCGCCGTTCACCCTGCGTAACACGGGTTCGCATCAAGTGGGCTACAACCCATCGTACTCGAGCGCCCTGGGCCGCCAGTTCTACCTGAGCGGTTCCTACAAGTTCTAA
- a CDS encoding TonB-dependent receptor: protein MTQTRSPSPTLRLLCAALLGAYGHAAMAQDTGTAGEPAAMQRVEVTGSSIKRLVSETATPLSIFKAEDFAKQGLTTAQEVLSKIPSNASSMGSGNAVGGNTSGLPTGGQASADLRGLGGDKTLVLLNGRRIANHPYDGASVDLNIIPIAALERVEVLRDGASAIYGTDAIGGVINFITKRSVNVTNITAEVVSPEHKGGGEHRVNLSTGFGKLDTDGYNIFGVLDYHKQKVLTSQDRDFSKTGIIPSRGLSITSGTTFPGNYFDAAANGGDGLAGNPYAASGCLPPLSVAAANGTCRQDYTRQIDNLPAQEQLAFFGKGAFKLGGGHLATVEYLHSENKVKARTAPPPQTGLILPSTSPYYPGNAGGVPAQPGLSGQPLSVNWRPVEAGQRQIDSDGKADRLVLALEGQLSGWDYKTGLSHAISKSSEKFTGGYVQDAGFAAGVLNGILNPFGVQDAAGKAYLDSTALRGEVQNAKVTTTGFDIKGSRELMQLAGGPLAIALGGEVRHEKADFNVNRDIAGQAASSGLSGSLSKSGSRTIQAVFGEVNLPLIKDLEVQLAARFDHYSDVGSTTNPKLALRYQASSALVLRGSASTGFRAPTLFEKNAPPSKNDTNDTYDDPILCPGGVPQPGANPLRDCDLQQFKLQGGNENLKPEKSTTFAVGLVLEPIKEVTLAIDYWNIHLKDKISSLPEQSIFGNYEKYKALFLRNPNGSPYAILDLNDNLGEVKTDGIDVSLNARLARGAYGDVSVSVDGTWTHKYDYQNERGGEFIANVGRYADNNPVFRWKHTAALNWRLGNWGATVSQSFKSGYTDQNLVEPPYRHDVPSYSLLNVSGSYVWKGLLLTAGVKNLLDREPPFSNQGTLFQKGYDPRYTDPIGRAYYLRGSYTF, encoded by the coding sequence ATGACGCAAACCCGTAGTCCCTCCCCCACCTTGCGCCTGCTGTGCGCAGCCTTGCTCGGCGCGTATGGCCATGCGGCCATGGCGCAGGACACCGGCACCGCCGGCGAGCCCGCCGCCATGCAGAGAGTCGAAGTCACCGGTTCCTCCATCAAGCGCCTCGTCTCGGAAACGGCGACGCCCTTGTCCATCTTCAAGGCCGAAGATTTCGCCAAGCAGGGCTTGACGACGGCGCAGGAAGTGCTGAGCAAGATACCCTCGAACGCGTCGAGCATGGGCAGCGGCAATGCCGTCGGCGGCAATACCAGCGGCTTGCCCACGGGCGGTCAGGCCAGCGCCGACTTGCGCGGCCTGGGCGGCGACAAGACCCTGGTCCTGCTCAACGGCCGGCGCATCGCCAACCATCCGTATGACGGCGCCAGCGTCGACCTGAACATCATCCCGATCGCCGCCCTGGAGCGTGTCGAAGTGCTGCGCGACGGCGCCTCGGCCATCTACGGTACGGACGCCATCGGCGGCGTCATCAACTTCATCACGAAGCGCTCGGTGAATGTCACGAATATCACCGCCGAGGTCGTCTCGCCCGAACACAAGGGTGGCGGCGAGCACCGCGTCAACCTGTCGACGGGTTTCGGCAAGCTCGACACGGACGGCTACAATATTTTCGGCGTGCTCGACTACCACAAGCAAAAAGTGCTGACGTCGCAGGACCGTGACTTTTCCAAGACCGGCATCATCCCCTCGCGCGGGCTGTCCATTACCAGCGGCACGACTTTCCCCGGCAACTACTTCGATGCGGCGGCCAATGGCGGCGACGGCTTGGCCGGCAATCCCTACGCGGCCAGCGGTTGCCTGCCGCCCTTGTCGGTGGCAGCCGCCAACGGCACCTGCCGCCAGGATTACACGCGCCAGATCGACAACCTGCCCGCACAGGAACAGCTGGCATTCTTCGGCAAGGGCGCCTTCAAGCTCGGTGGCGGCCATTTGGCCACGGTGGAATACCTGCATTCGGAAAACAAGGTGAAGGCACGCACGGCGCCGCCGCCGCAAACGGGCTTGATCCTGCCCAGCACCAGTCCATACTATCCGGGCAATGCGGGCGGCGTGCCGGCCCAGCCGGGCCTGTCGGGCCAGCCACTGAGCGTCAACTGGCGCCCCGTGGAAGCAGGCCAGCGGCAGATCGATTCGGATGGCAAGGCGGACCGCCTGGTGCTGGCGCTCGAAGGCCAGCTGTCCGGCTGGGACTACAAGACGGGCCTGAGCCACGCGATCAGCAAGTCGTCGGAAAAGTTCACGGGCGGCTATGTGCAGGATGCGGGCTTTGCCGCCGGCGTGTTGAACGGCATCCTGAACCCGTTCGGCGTGCAGGACGCGGCCGGCAAGGCTTACCTGGACAGCACCGCCCTGCGCGGCGAGGTGCAGAACGCCAAGGTCACCACCACGGGCTTCGACATCAAGGGCAGCCGCGAACTGATGCAGCTGGCCGGCGGTCCGCTGGCCATCGCTTTGGGTGGCGAAGTACGGCACGAAAAGGCCGACTTCAATGTCAACCGCGATATCGCCGGCCAGGCCGCCAGTTCCGGCTTGTCCGGCTCGCTGTCGAAGAGCGGCTCGCGCACGATCCAGGCCGTCTTCGGCGAAGTCAACCTGCCCTTGATCAAGGACCTGGAAGTGCAGCTGGCCGCCCGCTTCGACCACTACAGCGACGTGGGCAGCACCACCAATCCGAAGCTGGCCCTGCGCTACCAGGCCAGCAGCGCGCTGGTGCTGCGCGGCTCGGCCAGCACGGGTTTCCGCGCGCCCACCTTGTTTGAAAAGAATGCGCCGCCATCGAAGAACGACACCAACGATACCTACGACGACCCCATCCTGTGCCCGGGCGGCGTGCCGCAGCCCGGCGCCAATCCCCTGCGCGATTGCGACTTGCAGCAATTCAAGCTGCAAGGCGGTAATGAAAACCTGAAACCGGAAAAATCCACCACCTTCGCCGTCGGCCTCGTGCTCGAACCGATCAAGGAAGTCACGCTCGCCATCGATTACTGGAACATCCATTTGAAGGACAAGATTTCGTCCTTGCCCGAGCAATCGATCTTCGGCAACTACGAAAAATACAAGGCTTTGTTCTTGCGCAATCCCAATGGTTCGCCCTACGCCATCCTGGACTTGAACGACAACCTCGGCGAAGTGAAAACGGACGGTATCGACGTCAGCCTGAATGCGCGCCTGGCCCGAGGCGCGTATGGCGATGTCAGCGTGTCGGTCGATGGCACGTGGACCCACAAGTATGACTACCAGAACGAGCGCGGCGGCGAATTCATTGCCAACGTGGGCCGCTATGCGGACAACAATCCCGTGTTCCGCTGGAAACATACGGCAGCGCTGAACTGGCGCCTGGGCAACTGGGGCGCCACCGTGTCGCAATCGTTCAAGTCCGGCTACACGGACCAGAATCTGGTCGAGCCGCCATACCGCCACGATGTGCCGTCATACAGCCTGCTCAACGTGTCGGGCAGTTACGTGTGGAAAGGCTTGTTACTGACGGCCGGCGTGAAAAACCTGCTGGACAGGGAACCGCCATTCTCGAACCAGGGCACCCTGTTCCAGAAAGGCTATGACCCGCGCTATACGGACCCGATCGGGCGCGCCTACTACTTGCGCGGCAGCTATACGTTTTGA
- a CDS encoding ABC transporter permease: MFAYILRRLWQMLPTMLGVVLLVFILFNWVGGDPAYILAGKMSSAESIANIRRQLGVDQPYYVQLWIFIKQIVTFDFGQSWATGESVSHIITSRLGPSMMVLIPLTVLETFFGVALALAIAFVRGSLTDRAVMIACTVGMSISILVYIIVFQYGFAYKLGLFPVQGWGDSFWENLLRYSTLPILIGLAVSIAPTLRLFRTFVLDEANQDYVRTARAKGLKEGRIMWVHVLRNAAIPIITYVMSNLPALLIGAFLLERFFGIPGIGREVILAVERSDFPVIKAITVYVAAATMLFNLLTDLLYQAVDPRVQLK, from the coding sequence ATGTTTGCTTATATCCTGCGCCGCCTGTGGCAGATGCTGCCCACCATGCTGGGCGTCGTCCTGCTGGTGTTTATCCTGTTTAACTGGGTGGGCGGCGACCCCGCCTACATCCTGGCCGGCAAGATGTCGAGTGCGGAAAGCATCGCCAACATCCGCCGCCAGCTCGGCGTCGACCAGCCGTATTACGTGCAGCTATGGATCTTCATCAAGCAGATCGTCACGTTCGATTTCGGCCAGAGCTGGGCCACGGGCGAATCCGTGTCGCACATCATCACCTCGCGCCTGGGCCCGTCGATGATGGTCCTGATCCCGCTGACCGTGCTGGAAACGTTTTTTGGCGTGGCGCTGGCGCTGGCCATCGCTTTCGTGCGCGGCTCGCTGACGGACCGCGCCGTCATGATCGCCTGCACGGTGGGCATGTCGATTTCCATTCTCGTCTACATCATCGTCTTCCAGTATGGCTTTGCTTATAAACTGGGCCTGTTCCCCGTGCAGGGCTGGGGCGACAGCTTCTGGGAAAACCTGCTGCGCTATTCGACCTTGCCGATCTTGATCGGCCTGGCCGTCTCGATCGCGCCGACCCTGCGCCTGTTCCGCACCTTCGTGCTGGACGAGGCGAACCAGGATTACGTGCGCACGGCGCGCGCCAAGGGCCTCAAGGAAGGCCGCATCATGTGGGTGCACGTGCTGCGCAACGCCGCCATTCCCATCATTACCTATGTGATGTCGAACTTGCCGGCCCTGCTGATCGGCGCTTTCCTGCTCGAGCGCTTCTTCGGCATCCCCGGCATCGGGCGTGAAGTGATCCTGGCCGTCGAGCGCAGCGACTTTCCGGTGATCAAGGCGATCACCGTGTATGTTGCCGCCGCCACCATGCTCTTCAACCTGCTCACCGACCTGCTGTACCAGGCGGTCGATCCTCGCGTACAACTGAAGTAG